The Acomys russatus chromosome 3, mAcoRus1.1, whole genome shotgun sequence genome has a window encoding:
- the Dhrs2 gene encoding dehydrogenase/reductase SDR family member 2, mitochondrial: protein MLQAVVWTLRCLPHSNPGLFVRRQSSRVAQRGVLAKRVAVLTGSTDGIGFAIARRLAQDGAHVVISSRKQQNVEHAVATLQGEGLSVAGTVCHVGKAEDRQRLVAKALEYCGGVDILVCNAGVNPFVGSTLGASEQVWDKILDTNVKAPALLLSQLLPHMEKRGNAAVILVSSVSAYFPIVELGAYNVSKTALLGLTRTLALELAPKNIRVNCLVPGVIKTDFSKVIHCNEAIWNQLKQSHQLQRIGKPEDCAGLVSFLCSEDASYITGENIVVAGCSSRL from the exons ATGCTCCAAGCAGTGGTCTGGACCCTGCGGTGCCTGCCTCACTCCAACCCGGGCCTCTTTGTGAGGAGGCAGAGCAGTAGAGTAGCCCAGCGCGGAGTCCTGGCGAAGCGCGTGGCTGTGCTCACGGGGTCCACTGACGG GATTGGCTTTGCCATTGCCCGGCGTCTGGCCCAGGACGGGGCCCACGTGGTTATCAGCAGCCGGAAACAGCAGAATGTGGAGCATGCAGTGGCCACgctgcagggggaggggctgagtGTGGCTGGCACCGTGTGCCATGTGGGAAAGGCTGAGGACCGGCAACGGCTAGTGGCCAAG GCCTTGGAGTACTGTGGAGGCGTGGATATCCTGGTGTGCAATGCTGGCGTCAACCCTTTTGTGGGGAGCACTCTGGGGGCCAGTGAACAGGTGTGGGACAAG ATCTTGGACACGAATGTGAAGGCCCCAGCCCTGTTACtgagtcagctcctgcctcacatgGAGAAGAGAGG GAACGCTGCTGTCATCTTGGTCTCTTCTGTCTCAGCTTACTTTCCAATCGTG GAGCTGGGTGCCTACAATGTCAGCAAGACAGCCCTGCTAGGTCTCACTAGGACACTGGCCCTGGAGTTGGCTCCCAAGAACATCCGGGTGAATTGTCTGGTTCCAGGAGTTATTAAGACTGACTTCAGCAAAGTG ATACATTGCAACGAGGCTATCTGGAACCAGTTAAAGCAGAGCCACCAGTTACAGAG GATTGGGAAGCCTGAAGACTGTGCGGGACTCGTGTCTTTCTTGTGCTCTGAAGATGCCAGCTACATCACCGGGGAGAACATTGTGGTGGCCGGCTGTTCTTCTCGGCTGTGA